The following proteins come from a genomic window of Nostoc sp. ATCC 53789:
- a CDS encoding glucose-6-phosphate isomerase yields MDARALWQRYQNWLYFHEGLGLYLDISRMRFDDAFVDSLQPKFDKAFADMAELEKGAIANPDENRMVGHYWLRNPDLAPTPELTQEIVQTLEQIEAFAEKVQTGAIHPPRASRFTDIISIGIGGSALGPQFVAEALAPDFPPLKLHFIDNNDPAGIDRVINHLRNSLASTLVLVISKSGGTPEPRNGMIEVKKAYAGHNLEFAQYAVAITSVDSNLDKLAKDEGWLARFPMYDWVGGRTSEMSAVGLVPAALQGIDVRAILDGAKEMDDATRVPDVKNNPAALLALSWYFAGNGKGEKDMVVLPYKDSLFLFSRYLQQLVMESLGKEKDLDGNVVHQGIAVYGNKGSTDQHAYVQQLREGVANFFATFVEVLEDRQGPSTEIDPGVTSGDYLSGFLQGTRQALYENHRDSITVTIPQVNPRTVGALIALYERAVGLYASLVNVNAYHQPGVEAGKKAAASILDLQTRVVAVLQKEKTPISLDELAEKAGASDQVEAIYKILRHIHANQRGVVLQGDLQKPGSLTVSAS; encoded by the coding sequence ATGGATGCTAGGGCACTTTGGCAACGATACCAAAACTGGTTATATTTCCACGAGGGATTGGGACTGTACTTAGACATAAGTCGAATGCGGTTCGATGATGCCTTTGTGGATTCGTTGCAGCCGAAGTTTGACAAGGCGTTTGCGGATATGGCGGAACTGGAGAAGGGTGCGATCGCAAATCCCGACGAGAACCGCATGGTTGGACACTACTGGCTGCGAAATCCTGATTTAGCGCCAACTCCAGAACTTACACAAGAAATAGTCCAAACCCTAGAACAAATCGAAGCTTTTGCGGAAAAAGTCCAAACAGGTGCTATTCATCCTCCCAGAGCAAGCCGCTTCACGGATATTATCTCCATTGGCATTGGTGGTTCCGCACTCGGGCCCCAATTCGTCGCAGAAGCTCTTGCTCCTGATTTCCCACCTCTGAAACTTCACTTTATCGATAACAACGATCCGGCAGGTATCGATCGCGTTATCAATCATCTACGAAATAGCCTCGCCAGCACTTTGGTATTGGTAATCTCCAAATCTGGGGGAACACCGGAACCTCGCAACGGCATGATTGAGGTTAAAAAAGCTTACGCTGGACATAATTTGGAATTTGCTCAATATGCGGTAGCAATTACCAGCGTTGACAGCAACCTCGATAAACTAGCCAAAGATGAAGGTTGGCTGGCCAGATTTCCCATGTATGACTGGGTGGGAGGACGCACATCAGAAATGTCTGCTGTGGGGCTAGTACCAGCCGCATTACAGGGCATTGATGTTCGCGCCATCCTAGATGGTGCAAAAGAAATGGATGACGCTACCCGCGTCCCAGATGTGAAAAATAACCCAGCAGCCTTGCTAGCTTTGTCTTGGTACTTTGCTGGTAATGGAAAGGGCGAAAAAGATATGGTTGTCTTACCTTACAAGGACAGCTTGTTTTTATTCAGTCGCTATTTGCAACAGCTGGTGATGGAATCTTTGGGCAAGGAAAAAGACTTAGACGGTAACGTTGTCCATCAAGGCATCGCCGTTTATGGCAATAAAGGCTCAACAGATCAACACGCTTACGTCCAGCAGTTGCGTGAGGGTGTAGCGAATTTCTTTGCTACCTTCGTTGAAGTGTTGGAAGATCGTCAGGGCCCATCCACTGAAATAGATCCGGGAGTTACATCAGGCGATTATCTTTCCGGTTTTCTCCAAGGAACCCGACAAGCGCTTTATGAAAATCACCGCGATTCGATTACAGTTACCATTCCCCAAGTTAACCCCCGAACTGTAGGGGCATTAATAGCTTTGTATGAACGTGCTGTTGGTTTATACGCTAGCTTGGTTAACGTCAACGCCTACCATCAGCCAGGGGTAGAAGCTGGCAAAAAAGCTGCTGCCTCCATTCTCGATTTGCAAACACGAGTGGTAGCAGTGCTGCAAAAAGAAAAAACTCCCATTTCTCTTGACGAACTCGCCGAGAAAGCTGGCGCATCAGACCAAGTTGAGGCAATTTACAAGATTTTGCGTCATATCCATGCCAATCAGCGAGGTGTGGTTTTGCAAGGTGATCTTCAGAAACCCGGCAGTTTAACCGTTTCTGCTAGCTGA
- a CDS encoding substrate-binding domain-containing protein gives MKKIAESTIIAIILLGLCSCNSVKTTELKDSNPVTSQTDSQDQKLIKIGGSSSTVTVLKLLAKGYESQNKTVKIEFISNSQSEGVIAALKNNIIDIAGSSHKLKPEEDNGKIQYREFAQDLLLIATHNSVKGVNNLSTKQLKAIYKGEIKNWRELGGPDANIVVLDRPEDESAKKLLRKYYLGEDKTTTKAVILNKEGELIETLQSTPNSIGAFSLAYSLINQLPVNHLSLNGVAPKSQNFSSGQYKMVRRIGILWNKTPSAATQNFIDFILSKEGEKLLQNNGFVPTK, from the coding sequence ATGAAAAAGATTGCTGAGTCAACGATCATCGCTATCATCCTGCTTGGACTTTGCAGTTGCAACTCAGTTAAAACAACGGAACTGAAAGATTCTAATCCAGTTACCAGCCAAACTGATTCTCAAGACCAAAAGCTCATCAAAATTGGTGGTTCTAGTTCAACGGTAACTGTTTTAAAACTTTTAGCAAAAGGCTATGAATCCCAAAATAAAACTGTCAAAATTGAATTTATCTCCAATAGCCAATCGGAAGGTGTGATCGCAGCCCTAAAAAACAATATTATTGATATCGCTGGTAGTAGTCACAAACTCAAACCAGAAGAAGACAACGGTAAAATTCAATATCGTGAATTTGCACAAGATTTGTTACTTATCGCCACCCATAACAGTGTTAAAGGTGTTAATAATCTCTCAACCAAGCAATTAAAAGCAATTTATAAAGGGGAGATAAAAAATTGGCGAGAGTTAGGCGGCCCTGATGCAAATATTGTAGTGTTGGATAGGCCCGAAGACGAATCAGCAAAAAAGTTATTGCGAAAATATTATTTGGGAGAAGATAAGACTACAACTAAAGCCGTGATTTTAAACAAAGAGGGCGAATTGATCGAAACCTTACAAAGTACTCCTAATTCCATCGGCGCTTTTTCTTTGGCTTATTCCCTAATCAATCAATTACCTGTCAATCATCTCAGCCTCAATGGTGTTGCTCCCAAATCGCAAAACTTTAGCAGTGGGCAATATAAAATGGTGCGTCGTATAGGTATTCTCTGGAACAAAACACCTTCAGCAGCTACTCAGAATTTTATTGATTTTATCTTGAGTAAAGAAGGTGAAAAACTACTACAAAATAATGGCTTTGTTCCTACCAAATAA
- the grxC gene encoding glutaredoxin 3 has product MLDFLNPLLNRHPERVKANVELYTWQTCPYCIRAKILLWWKGVNFTEYKIDGDEAARAKMAERANGRRTVPQIFINNQHIGGCDDLYQLDTQSQLDPLLAQVAI; this is encoded by the coding sequence ATGCTGGACTTTCTTAATCCCCTCTTAAATCGCCATCCAGAGCGAGTTAAAGCCAACGTCGAGCTTTACACCTGGCAAACTTGCCCTTACTGCATTCGTGCCAAAATACTGCTGTGGTGGAAAGGTGTAAATTTTACTGAATATAAAATTGACGGTGATGAAGCAGCCAGAGCTAAAATGGCAGAACGCGCTAACGGAAGACGTACCGTACCGCAAATTTTCATTAATAACCAGCACATTGGTGGCTGCGATGACCTCTATCAGCTAGACACACAAAGCCAACTCGATCCCCTTTTAGCTCAAGTTGCTATTTAG
- a CDS encoding ABC transporter ATP-binding protein, protein MVNNQSSPLPLLVATGLSKSFGGVKAVNEARIEVAKGSITGLIGPNGAGKTTLFNLLSNFIRPDKGRVIFDGEPIHNLQPYQIAQQGVIRTFQVARTLSRLSVLENMLLAAQKQTGENFWQVQLQPHVVAKEEKQLQERAMFLLESVGLAKKAHDYAGCLSGGQRKLLEMGRALMTNPKLILLDEPAAGVNPKLIDDICDRIITWNRQDGMTFLIIEHNMDVIMSLCDRVWVLAEGQNLADGTPAEIQTNPKVLEAYLGK, encoded by the coding sequence TTGGTAAATAACCAGTCATCGCCCCTTCCCCTTTTGGTAGCCACTGGACTTTCTAAAAGCTTTGGTGGTGTCAAAGCAGTTAATGAGGCGAGAATCGAAGTTGCTAAAGGCAGCATTACGGGCTTGATTGGCCCCAATGGTGCTGGTAAAACCACTTTATTTAACTTACTCTCAAACTTCATCCGTCCAGATAAGGGACGAGTAATTTTTGACGGCGAACCCATTCACAACTTGCAACCATACCAAATCGCTCAGCAGGGAGTAATCCGCACTTTTCAGGTTGCGCGGACTCTCTCGCGGTTGTCGGTGTTAGAAAATATGCTGCTGGCGGCGCAAAAACAAACGGGTGAAAATTTTTGGCAGGTACAGTTGCAACCGCACGTTGTCGCTAAGGAAGAAAAGCAACTCCAAGAACGGGCAATGTTCTTGTTAGAATCGGTAGGCTTGGCAAAAAAAGCACACGATTATGCTGGTTGCTTGTCTGGTGGACAACGTAAGCTGCTGGAAATGGGACGAGCGCTGATGACTAATCCCAAGTTAATTTTGTTGGATGAACCGGCTGCTGGGGTGAATCCGAAACTGATTGATGATATTTGCGATCGCATTATCACTTGGAATCGCCAAGACGGAATGACCTTTTTGATTATTGAACACAATATGGATGTGATTATGTCCTTGTGCGATCGCGTTTGGGTGCTTGCTGAAGGACAAAATTTAGCTGACGGTACACCCGCAGAAATTCAAACTAATCCCAAAGTTTTAGAAGCTTATCTGGGAAAATAA
- a CDS encoding DUF981 domain-containing protein: MFIDYITLMLINMVAGLFLLADYVYRGIDSSNQRQWIPGFGITGAIALTTGLHMSFTWPVIGSFNIAFGETSVLFGILFVAAAIALAQGWDLSTIAIYGFFAGLVAIVVGFRIINLNMTKQPLLSGIGFILTGLGGIFAAPTLYWKTNRTWRLIGVAVLIVAALIWALTGYLAYWNHLEGFQKWVPAPMR; encoded by the coding sequence GTGTTTATCGACTACATCACACTCATGTTGATCAATATGGTAGCTGGGCTATTTCTACTGGCTGACTATGTGTATCGTGGTATAGATAGTTCTAATCAGAGACAGTGGATTCCCGGTTTTGGAATTACGGGTGCGATCGCACTAACAACTGGTTTACACATGAGCTTCACCTGGCCAGTTATTGGTAGCTTTAATATTGCCTTCGGTGAGACAAGTGTCCTATTTGGAATCTTGTTTGTTGCGGCTGCGATCGCACTTGCTCAAGGTTGGGATTTATCGACAATAGCAATTTACGGCTTCTTTGCTGGCCTAGTTGCGATCGTAGTGGGTTTCCGCATCATCAACTTGAACATGACTAAGCAACCGCTTCTATCAGGAATCGGCTTTATTTTAACTGGCTTAGGTGGTATTTTTGCAGCGCCAACTCTCTACTGGAAAACCAACCGAACCTGGCGGCTAATTGGCGTAGCAGTGCTAATAGTAGCTGCTCTAATTTGGGCATTAACTGGATATTTGGCTTACTGGAATCATTTAGAGGGTTTCCAAAAGTGGGTTCCAGCGCCGATGCGGTAA
- the tadA gene encoding tRNA adenosine(34) deaminase TadA yields the protein MLTKYTEYLIHQQWMNCALELAKAAGDAGEVPVGAVIIDSTGKLLAQGENRKERDKDPTAHAEILALKTAATTLQNWHLNECTLYVTLEPCPMCAGAILQARVGQLVYGVDDTKTGAIRTAINIPDSAASNHRLQVIGGILESACRQQLQAWFATRRRKVN from the coding sequence ATGCTAACTAAATACACAGAATATCTTATACATCAACAATGGATGAATTGTGCCTTAGAATTAGCAAAAGCAGCCGGTGATGCAGGTGAGGTTCCCGTAGGTGCTGTTATCATTGATTCAACAGGCAAATTGCTGGCACAAGGAGAAAACAGAAAAGAACGCGACAAAGACCCTACCGCCCATGCGGAAATTCTCGCTCTGAAGACAGCTGCAACAACTTTACAAAATTGGCATCTTAATGAATGTACCCTCTACGTAACTCTTGAACCGTGTCCGATGTGTGCAGGTGCTATTTTGCAAGCGCGTGTCGGACAACTTGTATATGGAGTAGACGATACAAAAACTGGCGCAATACGTACAGCTATTAACATACCCGATAGTGCTGCTTCTAATCACCGTCTCCAAGTCATTGGAGGCATTCTAGAGTCAGCTTGTCGTCAACAATTACAGGCTTGGTTTGCTACTAGGCGGCGTAAGGTAAACTAA
- a CDS encoding branched-chain amino acid ABC transporter permease — MVDYLIFLAISTALFALFGLGLNLQWGFTGLINFGHIAFMTLGAYTTVLLSLKGVPLFISAVAGAIVAALLGLIIGFATLRLREDYLGIVTIGTGELIRLVVNNQDLPVGDTWVSGAFGVQSYSIPLSTEPNLFVRLVMIGLLTLLAAVTFFTLWQWIRTTQISRTTDLGKRTTSKQEFLSRLVVGIILAVLATAIYISGVIGLYNYNPKAGLMLVLLLVLALVYWRLEILVRSPWGRILKAIREDEEIPKALGKNVFWYKLQSLMLGGAIAGIAGAFFAWQLSAIYPDNFQPQITFDTWIMVILGGSGNNVGTILGAVIFFAYDALTREVLPRIVPLDEARLGAFRIMVIGLILMILMIWRPQGILGKKEELTLGK, encoded by the coding sequence ATGGTTGACTATCTTATTTTCTTAGCAATTTCTACAGCACTTTTTGCTTTATTCGGACTGGGACTCAATTTACAGTGGGGCTTTACAGGGTTAATTAACTTTGGTCATATTGCTTTCATGACCCTTGGAGCGTATACAACGGTATTGTTAAGTTTAAAGGGCGTGCCCCTATTTATATCGGCAGTAGCTGGGGCAATTGTCGCCGCATTGTTGGGTTTGATAATTGGTTTTGCAACTCTACGCTTACGGGAAGATTATTTAGGAATTGTCACCATTGGTACGGGCGAATTAATTCGTTTGGTGGTAAATAATCAGGATTTACCTGTGGGTGATACCTGGGTTTCTGGGGCGTTTGGTGTGCAAAGTTATTCCATACCCCTATCCACAGAGCCGAATTTGTTTGTCAGATTAGTGATGATTGGGTTGTTAACGCTACTAGCTGCTGTAACTTTTTTTACGTTATGGCAATGGATTCGTACCACCCAAATATCTCGGACTACTGATTTAGGCAAAAGGACAACTAGCAAGCAAGAATTTTTGTCGCGCTTGGTTGTGGGAATTATATTAGCAGTTTTGGCAACAGCAATTTATATTTCTGGGGTAATTGGACTGTATAATTACAACCCAAAAGCGGGTTTAATGCTGGTGTTGCTGTTGGTTTTAGCACTTGTATACTGGCGCTTAGAAATTTTGGTGCGATCGCCTTGGGGTAGAATTCTCAAAGCCATCCGTGAAGATGAAGAAATTCCCAAGGCGCTGGGAAAAAATGTCTTTTGGTATAAATTACAATCTCTCATGTTAGGGGGTGCGATCGCGGGTATAGCTGGTGCTTTCTTTGCTTGGCAACTCAGCGCCATTTACCCTGATAATTTTCAACCGCAGATCACCTTTGACACTTGGATCATGGTGATCTTAGGCGGTTCTGGAAATAACGTTGGCACAATCTTAGGTGCGGTAATTTTCTTTGCTTACGATGCGCTAACACGAGAAGTCTTACCTAGAATCGTCCCCCTTGATGAAGCCCGTTTGGGTGCATTTCGCATTATGGTAATCGGACTAATTTTGATGATACTGATGATTTGGCGACCTCAAGGTATTCTAGGGAAAAAGGAGGAACTCACCCTTGGTAAATAA
- a CDS encoding glutamyl-tRNA reductase, with translation MNIAVVGLSHKTAPVEVREKLSIPEPQIESAIAQLASYPHIDEVAILSTCNRLEIYIVTSEADQGIREITQFLAEYSKLPVLSLRQHLFMLLHDDAVMHVMRVAGGLDSLVLGEGQILAQVKTTHKLGQQYNGIKTILNRLFKQALTAGKRVRTETSIGTGAVSISSAAVELAQIKVANLAACRVVILGAGKMSRLLVQHLLSKGAVQISIVNRSRERAEELAKQFPGQPIQIHPLSEMMAVIAESDLVFTSTSATEPILDRAKLEMVLEVQRSLMLFDISVPRNVHADVNELENVQAFNVDDLKAVVAQNYESRRKIAQEAERLLEEEVEAFDIWWRSLETVTTISCLRNKVETIREQELEKALSRLGSEFAEKHQEVIEALTRGIVNKILHDPMVQLRSQQDVEARRRCMQTLQMLFNLDAGEQFS, from the coding sequence ATGAATATAGCAGTGGTGGGGTTAAGCCATAAAACAGCCCCAGTAGAAGTCCGGGAAAAACTGAGCATTCCAGAACCACAAATTGAAAGTGCGATCGCTCAACTGGCCAGCTATCCTCATATTGATGAAGTTGCAATTCTTAGCACTTGTAATCGCCTGGAAATCTACATTGTTACCAGTGAAGCAGACCAAGGTATCCGAGAGATAACTCAGTTTCTTGCCGAATATAGTAAATTGCCCGTTCTTTCTCTGCGACAGCACCTATTTATGTTGCTACATGATGATGCAGTGATGCACGTCATGCGAGTAGCAGGTGGTTTAGATAGTCTGGTACTCGGAGAAGGTCAAATTCTGGCTCAGGTGAAAACTACTCACAAACTGGGACAGCAATATAACGGTATAAAAACCATTTTGAATCGATTATTTAAACAAGCGCTGACAGCTGGTAAGCGGGTTCGGACTGAAACTAGTATTGGTACTGGCGCTGTTTCTATTAGTTCGGCAGCTGTGGAATTAGCACAGATAAAAGTGGCAAATTTAGCAGCTTGCCGAGTGGTAATTTTGGGCGCTGGTAAAATGTCACGCCTGCTGGTGCAACACCTACTTTCTAAAGGTGCTGTGCAAATTAGTATTGTAAATCGCTCTCGTGAACGTGCTGAAGAATTGGCGAAGCAGTTCCCTGGACAACCGATCCAAATTCATCCGTTATCGGAAATGATGGCAGTGATTGCCGAAAGTGATTTGGTGTTTACAAGTACTTCGGCAACAGAGCCGATACTTGACCGCGCCAAGTTGGAAATGGTTTTAGAAGTTCAGCGTTCATTGATGTTATTTGATATTTCTGTGCCGCGTAATGTTCATGCGGATGTCAATGAACTGGAAAATGTGCAGGCGTTTAATGTGGATGATTTAAAGGCTGTAGTGGCGCAAAACTACGAAAGCCGTCGGAAGATTGCACAGGAAGCCGAGCGACTTTTAGAAGAAGAAGTGGAAGCTTTTGATATTTGGTGGCGCAGTTTAGAAACTGTTACCACTATTAGCTGTCTGCGAAATAAAGTTGAAACCATCCGCGAACAAGAGTTAGAAAAAGCTTTATCAAGATTGGGTTCGGAATTCGCTGAAAAACATCAAGAGGTGATTGAAGCATTAACACGGGGAATTGTCAATAAAATTTTACATGACCCGATGGTACAGTTGCGATCGCAGCAAGATGTTGAAGCTAGACGGCGCTGTATGCAAACCCTGCAAATGCTGTTCAACCTGGATGCAGGGGAGCAGTTTAGTTAA
- the glpX gene encoding class II fructose-bisphosphatase encodes MENTLGLEIIEVVEQAAIASSKWMGKGEKNIADQVAVEAMRERMNKIHMRGRIVIGEGERDDAPMLYIGEEVGICTQPDAANFCNPDELIEIDIAVDPCEGTNLVAYGQPGSMAVLAISEKGGLFAAPDFYMKKLAAPPAAKGKVDINKSATENLKILAECLDRNIEELVIVVMKRERHNDLIKEIREAGARVSLISDGDVGAAISCGFAGTNIHALMGIGAAPEGVISAAAMRALGGHFQGQLIYDPAVVKTGLIGESREANIDRLKSMNINDPDKVYDAHELASGETVLFAASGITSGNLMNGVRFFNGGARTQSLVISNQSKTARFVDTIHMFGEPKTLQLN; translated from the coding sequence GTGGAAAATACACTTGGGTTAGAGATTATTGAAGTAGTAGAGCAAGCCGCGATCGCTTCCTCGAAATGGATGGGCAAAGGCGAAAAAAATATCGCTGACCAGGTAGCTGTGGAAGCTATGCGGGAGCGGATGAATAAAATCCACATGCGCGGTCGCATCGTTATCGGAGAAGGTGAACGCGATGACGCACCGATGCTATACATCGGGGAAGAAGTTGGTATCTGTACCCAACCAGATGCTGCAAATTTCTGTAACCCTGATGAACTAATTGAAATTGATATCGCCGTTGACCCCTGTGAAGGTACGAACCTGGTAGCTTATGGACAACCTGGTTCGATGGCTGTGTTGGCAATTTCTGAAAAGGGTGGATTATTTGCAGCTCCTGACTTTTACATGAAGAAGTTAGCAGCACCTCCTGCGGCTAAGGGCAAGGTAGACATCAACAAGTCAGCAACAGAAAACCTGAAGATTCTCGCTGAGTGCCTAGATCGGAATATTGAAGAACTTGTGATTGTGGTCATGAAGCGCGAACGCCACAACGATTTAATTAAAGAAATCCGTGAGGCTGGAGCGAGAGTCTCACTAATTTCAGACGGTGATGTGGGTGCAGCTATAAGCTGCGGTTTTGCTGGAACTAATATCCACGCTCTGATGGGTATTGGTGCGGCTCCTGAAGGTGTAATCTCGGCAGCTGCAATGCGTGCTTTAGGTGGACACTTCCAAGGTCAACTGATTTATGATCCGGCAGTAGTCAAAACAGGTCTGATTGGAGAAAGCAGAGAAGCTAACATTGATCGTTTAAAGTCGATGAATATCAATGACCCCGATAAGGTCTATGATGCTCACGAACTAGCATCTGGTGAAACTGTTCTGTTCGCTGCTAGCGGCATTACCAGTGGTAATCTGATGAATGGTGTACGTTTCTTCAACGGCGGAGCCAGAACTCAAAGCTTGGTAATTTCCAACCAGTCAAAAACTGCTCGATTTGTTGATACAATTCACATGTTTGGTGAACCCAAGACTCTCCAACTGAACTAA
- a CDS encoding ATP-binding protein — protein MQKFFRGLRLSQKIVLPILAVCLSVFLFGLVVLGNWFTDSLEQNFREEVESFSERVYQDFQYEQQTLETEIELIANRDMLSQAVKQRDQSLLLQILLPLKSILKLDWIKVIDTQGNVLVDLRNNSLSQAKFSDKVVTNTAIKGANLYDLVDVKGEGEQQVLEVVTNGIKSSAGLLGGIIIGNLLDDTLLQKIAAGSSKHLIIHRQNRVFAATLLIASREVNWQFPALDLSPKQIAIDNKNYLAKTIIFPGVSQSLKATILYPISLLEVEQQKLWKYLGLLFLLGSSIVAVIGFLIARTITRHLKAVTQVAQRVTQESNFDLQAPVNTEDEVGILAISFNQLIQQVKRLLAEQNEANQKLESYSQTLEEKIEERTQAMRQKNIVLKETLQELRLTQSQLIQNEKMYSLGQLVAGIAHEINNPVNFIYGNLKYTDDYTQQLLWLLQLYQKHYPYPEPEIQNAKEEADIEYLTEDLPKMLASMKIGASRIREIVLSLRIFSRLDEAEFKSADIHEGIDSTLLILQHRIKSQNARPQITVIKEYGDIPKIQCFAGQLNQVFMNILANSIDALEEAFEKGLCQEPIIRISSIQVNENVVVNIADNGTGIPEAIQSRLFDPFFTTKAVGKGTGMGLSISYQIITDKHGGSLKCISSPGGGTEFVITIPVR, from the coding sequence ATGCAGAAATTTTTCAGGGGGCTGAGACTCAGCCAAAAAATTGTTCTACCGATACTTGCAGTTTGTCTCAGCGTATTCCTATTTGGCTTAGTAGTGCTAGGAAATTGGTTTACCGATAGTTTGGAGCAAAATTTTCGCGAAGAGGTCGAAAGTTTTTCTGAACGAGTTTATCAGGATTTCCAGTATGAACAGCAAACTCTAGAAACTGAAATAGAACTGATTGCTAATCGAGATATGCTGAGTCAGGCTGTAAAACAGCGCGATCAAAGTTTGCTTTTGCAAATATTACTACCACTTAAATCTATTTTAAAATTGGATTGGATTAAGGTAATTGATACTCAAGGTAATGTCCTCGTAGATTTACGAAATAATTCCTTGAGTCAAGCCAAATTCTCAGATAAGGTAGTTACCAATACTGCAATTAAAGGAGCGAATTTATACGATTTGGTAGATGTAAAAGGTGAAGGTGAGCAACAAGTTCTCGAAGTAGTCACAAATGGAATCAAATCATCAGCAGGACTCTTGGGAGGAATCATTATTGGCAACTTACTAGACGACACTCTACTACAAAAAATTGCTGCTGGTTCCTCTAAACATCTGATTATCCACAGACAAAATCGTGTATTTGCTGCAACCTTGTTGATTGCAAGCAGGGAGGTAAATTGGCAATTTCCTGCTCTTGATTTGTCTCCTAAACAAATCGCTATTGATAACAAAAACTATTTAGCTAAAACTATCATATTTCCAGGAGTAAGTCAGTCTTTAAAAGCCACAATTTTGTATCCTATCTCACTGCTAGAGGTTGAACAACAAAAGTTATGGAAATATTTAGGATTGTTGTTTTTGCTGGGAAGCAGTATTGTAGCGGTTATTGGGTTTTTAATTGCGCGAACAATTACTCGTCACCTAAAAGCTGTGACACAGGTAGCACAACGAGTTACTCAAGAATCTAATTTTGATCTCCAAGCTCCCGTAAATACTGAAGATGAAGTTGGGATTTTAGCCATTTCTTTTAACCAATTAATTCAACAGGTAAAGCGACTATTAGCAGAACAAAATGAAGCAAATCAAAAGCTAGAGTCTTACAGCCAAACATTAGAAGAAAAAATAGAAGAACGAACGCAAGCAATGCGACAAAAAAATATCGTTCTCAAGGAAACTTTACAGGAACTTAGGCTTACCCAGTCCCAATTAATCCAGAACGAAAAAATGTATTCTTTGGGACAATTAGTTGCTGGTATTGCTCATGAAATCAACAATCCAGTTAACTTCATCTACGGCAATCTAAAGTACACTGATGATTATACTCAGCAGTTGTTGTGGTTACTTCAACTTTATCAAAAACATTACCCCTATCCAGAACCAGAAATTCAAAATGCTAAAGAAGAAGCTGATATTGAATATTTAACAGAAGATTTGCCTAAAATGTTGGCTTCTATGAAGATTGGAGCCAGTCGCATTCGAGAAATTGTTCTCAGTTTACGAATCTTCTCTCGTTTGGATGAAGCCGAGTTTAAAAGTGCTGATATTCATGAAGGGATTGACAGCACACTGTTGATTTTACAACACCGAATCAAATCGCAAAACGCTCGTCCTCAAATTACAGTGATCAAAGAGTATGGTGATATCCCTAAAATTCAATGCTTTGCAGGACAATTAAATCAGGTATTTATGAATATCTTGGCAAATAGCATTGATGCTTTAGAAGAGGCTTTTGAAAAGGGGCTTTGTCAAGAACCGATAATTCGTATTTCTTCAATCCAGGTGAATGAAAATGTAGTTGTTAATATTGCTGATAATGGCACAGGGATTCCAGAAGCAATCCAGTCTCGTCTATTTGACCCCTTTTTCACGACAAAAGCAGTTGGCAAAGGTACTGGTATGGGATTGTCAATTAGCTACCAGATAATTACTGACAAACACGGTGGCTCGTTAAAGTGTATTTCATCACCGGGAGGAGGTACAGAGTTCGTAATTACAATCCCAGTTCGATAG